In Pseudomonas deceptionensis, a single window of DNA contains:
- a CDS encoding MBL fold metallo-hydrolase, with amino-acid sequence MRFAVLGSGSQGNGTLIASDSTYVLVDCGFSLRETERRLARLGVSAHQLSAILVTHEHADHVHGVGLLSRRYNLPVYMSRGTQRGMRKPLEPAGFVAGGETLQIGALSISVTRVAHDAQEPTQYVFSDGKRRFGLLTDLGSYCAGVLDSYSGLDALMIEANHCRDLLARGHYPAFLKQRVGGQEGHLNNHQAASLVAELGWQDLQHLVLAHLSSKNNLPQLARQCFVDTLGCDPDWLQLADQDSGLDWRTIA; translated from the coding sequence ATGCGTTTTGCCGTTCTCGGCAGTGGTAGCCAAGGGAATGGCACGCTGATAGCCAGCGACAGCACATATGTACTGGTCGATTGCGGTTTCTCGTTGCGAGAAACCGAGCGCCGCCTGGCCAGGCTGGGCGTTAGTGCGCACCAGTTGAGCGCCATTCTGGTAACCCACGAACATGCCGACCACGTGCATGGCGTGGGTTTGCTGTCTCGGCGCTACAATTTGCCGGTGTACATGAGCCGTGGCACTCAGCGCGGGATGCGCAAACCTCTGGAGCCTGCCGGTTTTGTGGCAGGTGGCGAGACGTTGCAGATCGGTGCGTTGAGCATCAGCGTGACCCGTGTTGCCCATGATGCCCAGGAACCCACCCAGTACGTGTTCAGTGACGGCAAGCGGCGGTTTGGCTTGCTCACCGATCTGGGCTCGTATTGTGCCGGTGTGCTGGACAGCTATAGCGGCCTGGATGCGCTGATGATCGAGGCCAATCACTGCCGTGACCTGCTTGCCCGTGGTCACTACCCGGCTTTTCTCAAGCAGCGGGTGGGTGGCCAGGAAGGACATCTGAACAACCATCAGGCCGCAAGCCTGGTGGCCGAGTTGGGCTGGCAAGACCTGCAACACCTGGTACTGGCCCACCTCAGCAGCAAGAACAACCTGCCGCAGCTGGCCCGGCAATGTTTTGTCGACACCCTTGGGTGCGACCCGGACTGGCTGCAACTGGCCGATCAAGATTCAGGGCTCGACTGGCGCACAATCGCCTAG